From the genome of Syntrophorhabdaceae bacterium:
AAATAGGACATTTCTATTTTGGTGAAAATAGGACATTTCTATTTTGGCTTTACAGCCACGTAAATAATCAAGTTGAAACTTCTCCAATATTATGTTAATATGTGGAGGGTGATGGGGTTCACCGCATATTCGCCCTTCAAGGCTGATAACTCCTACCGATATAAACTATCTCCCATGTGATTCCTGATCGCAATGAGGATGGAATACCTATGGGATATTTACGGGAGGAGATATATGGAACATCGAAGAGGCAGCAAGTTTGCCACAAATGCCGGTCTTGACCCGGCCAGGCGAATATTACAACAACTTAATGGAACTACAACAAGTTTTCATATCGTATCACTTATTCGCCAGGTTGCTGCTTGTGAAGTGCTTTTAACGGAGAACCCCCTTATTGACGTCGCAATCCTGGGGCAATTTAAAGCAGGCAAAAGCTCATATGTCATCGGCCTTATCAATAAATCTATTCTTCTCGTAAAAAGAAAATTTGTCCGAAATTTCAAAAGTAGCAGGAGGGCTGCCTACAAGCGTTCCATAATAGAAGATTCGCAGCGTCATCTATGGCTGTCTGTATAAAAGCCTAAGACCACAAGGTTTGCCACGCTATCTTGCGGGGCAGGCCACAAAGTTCAAAAGAAAGAGGAGGAATCCATGGAAGAGACTTTTAAAATCGCCGCAGTTTGGCTTTCTTTGGCTGTGGCCGCCACAATACTTGCAAATCATCTACGCATTTCCATCGCCCTTGTTGAGATTTGCATAGGGATAATTGCAGGAACCATTGCTGCTGCTCTCGGCAAGATGGATGTATTAGGCTCTAATCTGGAATGGTTACGTTTCTTAGCATCTTCCGGAGCTGTTTTGCTAACATTTTTAGCTGGGGCAGAACTTGATCCAAAGGTCTTTCGAACGAAACTCAAGGAGGTAAGTATCATTGGCTTGGTCGGCTTCTTTGCCCCTTTTTTGGGATGTGCTGCGGTTGCCCGCTACTTGTTGGGGTGGGATATTCAAGCCAGTTTGCTATGTGGTATTGCCCTTTCCACTACTTCAATGGCGGTTGTCTATGCGGTAATGCTGGAGACCGGCCTTAACAAAACAGAGTTTGGCAAAGGGATTTTAGGGGCCTGCTTTGTCAATGATCTTGGGACAGTAATTGCCCTTGGTCTTCTATTTGCGCCATTTACCTATAAAACAGTCATATTTATTGTAGTGACTGCCGTTGTCTTGGTTTTTATGCCTCATATCACCCACTTACTAACCCGTCTATATGCCCATCGCACAGCTGCAATCAGGGCCAAATGGGTTTTACTGATACTTTTTGGATTAGGCGCACTGGCTCTTTGGTCAGGCAGTGAGGCAGTTCTTCCTGCATACATTGCGGGCATGGTATTGGCTGGAACTGCCGCAAAAGATACCCTATGGATTCGTCGGGTTAGAACGTTAACTGTGGGATTCCTGACCCCCTTCTATTTTCTTCGAGCAGGAATTCTTGTTTCTTTACCGGCTATCTTGTCAGGGCCTCTTATCTTCATTGGTTTGCTGGCCGGTAAAGTGCTTTCAAAGATATTTGGCCTATATCCATTCATCAGACTGTTTCGCCGTGAACACAATGAACGATGGTATTATACCCTGTTAATGTCAACAGGGCTAACCTTTGGAACTATTTCAGCCCTATATGGGTTTTCTCACGGCATCTTAACCCAACTACAATATTCCTTTCTTGTTCTCACTGTAATAGCAAGTGCTGTAGTTCCAACAATTATTGCTAATGCTGCATTTTTGCCTCGTCACTTACTCCCTACTGAAAGAACTGAGGAAATAGAAATGATTGGGTTTGGAAAGACCGAGCCTTCCGTGGAAGAAACAGAGGAAGAAGGACCAGATGAAGAATAAACCTACCCCAGGATAAGCACGCTAAAACCTATGTTTTTAAATCACCCTATCTCAAAATACACATGAAAAGTGCAATAAATTAAAAATTACGGTTAAAAAAAGAGCGCCGGTGAAGAACCGGCGCTCTTGAACCAATGTATGGAAAATCTCCTCGTCTTATTTTTTATACTCAGATACGTGTTTTGGCCGTTTAAACAACAGTGCGATTATAAAGCCCACAAGCAGGCAGCCCGCAGCGGTAAATAGTGACTGCTGTTTGTTGAACTCGGCAAAAACAAAACCTCCAACAACGCCTGCGGCACCCCAGGCAGTGAGCAGGAAGCCGTAAATCCTGCCGATGTATGTTGGGCCAAATGAGTCTGCTGCAAAAGCCGGCATGACAGCGA
Proteins encoded in this window:
- a CDS encoding cation:proton antiporter, which produces MEETFKIAAVWLSLAVAATILANHLRISIALVEICIGIIAGTIAAALGKMDVLGSNLEWLRFLASSGAVLLTFLAGAELDPKVFRTKLKEVSIIGLVGFFAPFLGCAAVARYLLGWDIQASLLCGIALSTTSMAVVYAVMLETGLNKTEFGKGILGACFVNDLGTVIALGLLFAPFTYKTVIFIVVTAVVLVFMPHITHLLTRLYAHRTAAIRAKWVLLILFGLGALALWSGSEAVLPAYIAGMVLAGTAAKDTLWIRRVRTLTVGFLTPFYFLRAGILVSLPAILSGPLIFIGLLAGKVLSKIFGLYPFIRLFRREHNERWYYTLLMSTGLTFGTISALYGFSHGILTQLQYSFLVLTVIASAVVPTIIANAAFLPRHLLPTERTEEIEMIGFGKTEPSVEETEEEGPDEE